Below is a window of Brachyspira hampsonii DNA.
ATAGTATAGGTTTAGTAAAAAACAGATATATAGGAAGAACATTTATTATGCCTGAACAATCTTCAAGAGAAGAAACTGTTAAACTAAAATTCAATCCTTTAAAACACTTAATAGACGGAAAAAGAGTTATATTAATAGATGATTCTTTAGTAAGAGGAACAACAAGTAAAATATTGATAGATATTGTAAGAAGAGCCGGTGCTAAAGAGGTGCATTTCAGATCTGCCTCACCCGTTATAAATAGTCCTTGCTATTACGGAGTAGATATATCTTCTAAAAAAGAACTTATAGGGGCTAAACTCTCTGTAGAGGAAATAAGAAAGGAAATTAATGCTGATACTTTAGAATATCTAACTATAGAAGATATGCTTGAAGCTTTAGAAAATCACAATTACTGTATAGGATGCTTCACAGGAAAATATCCTACTGAAATACCAAATAAGCTTTCAGTTGATAAAACTTGCTGATATATAAAAATATTTATCTAGTAATTGACTTTTTTATCAATAACTTTATTATATAATCATCAAAAGATATAATAAAGATTGAGGTTAGAAATTATTATGAAAGAAGTTTCTTATAAAATTTGTATGAATGAAGAAGAGTTAGTAAATGCTCTTATGTCGGATGATGATGTTATTTATATAGAACATAAACTTGGAAATAAAGTTTCTAACATAAAAAATACAGGTAAAATTGCATGGGGTGTTCTTATAGGAGGTGTTCTAGTTGCTGTTACTGCTATAGTATCATCAAAAAAATTCGGCAAAGATAAAGCATTAATAGCTTCATCAATAGCAACTATTCCTTCTGCAGGCGTGGCAATTATCTATATAGGGCTTCCATCTACTATATCATTAATACAAATACTCATTCAAGCATATAAAAAAAATGACGGTATTAATGGGGCTAAAGATATAATATTAAAATTAAGAAACAATTATTATATAGCTGAAAATGATAGAGAAAAACTAACATTGAAAAAAACAGCTGATGAAAAAGTAAAAGAAGTAAAAATAACAGAAATAAAAGAACCAGAACAAAAATAAAATTTAATTAATAAACATAAAAAAAGACTTTGCATTATATAATATTATGCAAAGTCTTTTATTTTTATATGAACACCATAAATTATAGGTTATTAAGTCTATTTAAAACTTCTATATAAGCCTCTTCGATAGAACCTAAATCTCTTCTGAATCTGTCTTTATCTAATTTTTTACCTGTTTCTTTATCCCAGAATCTGCAAGTATCAGGTGTAATTTCATCAGCTAAAAGTATTTCTCCTTTTGAATTTTTACCGAATTCAACTTTGAAATCAACCAAAGTAATTCCTATTTTATCCAAAGCATCTTTTAATAGATTATTAACTTTTGCAGTTACTTCATAGATATATTTTAATTCATCATAAGTAGCTAGTTTTAAAGCAACGGCATGATGATCATTAATTAAAGGATCACCGTACTCATCATTTTTATAACAAATTTCAAATATAGTATTAGGAGGAACTGTACCTTCTTCTATACCAAGTCTTTTAGCCATAGAACCTGCTATTAAATTTCTTACAATTACTTCTAATGGGAATATTTTTACTTTTTGACAAAGCTGTTCTCTGTCATTTAATTTTTCTATAAAGTGAGTTTTTACTCCGTTCTTTTCAAGCATTTTAAAAAGCAATGAAGTAATCTCATTATTCATAACACCTTTGTCTTTTATAGAGCCTTTTTTTTCTCCATTAAAAGCAGTAGCATCATCTTTATAATACACAATTATTTCATCTGGATTATCAGTAGAATAAACCTTTTTTGCTTTTCCTTCATAGAGCATTTCTTTTTTTCTTTAGACATATCTAAACTCCTGTATAAGTAAAAACTTTTTTGTATTCCGTATATTATATACTTTTTTGAGAATTTTTCTATATAGTAATGTTGTAAAATTATAAAAATAATTATATATCAAATTCTATAGGCTTCTCATTATCAGAAATAAAATCTTCTTTCATTTTTTTTCTGTATTCTATTAATTTATTTCTAATATCGCTATATTTTAAAGCAAGCATTTCAACAGCAAGCATTCCAGCATTATAAGAATTATTAATACCAACAGTAGCAACGGTTATAGGTTTAGGCATTTGAACTATAGAAAGTAAAGCGTCCATTCCGTCAAGATTGCTTGCACTAATAGGAACTCCTATTACGGGAAGAATTGTTTTTGATGCTATAACACCCGGCAAATGTGCAGCAAGTCCGGCACCTGCTATAATTACTTCATAATTATTTTCTTCAATATGTTTAATAGTCTTTTCAAGATGTTCCGGTACTCTATGAGCAGAAAGAACAAAGGCTTTGTATTCAACTGCAAATTCTTTTAAGCAAGAAGCAGCTCCTTTCATTTTATCAGTATCAGATCTGCTTCCAAATATTATAGCTACTTTCATGTTTTTCTCCTAATAAAAAATATATTATAAATTTAATTAATTCTAATATAATAAATAAATTAATACAATAATGATAATATCTATTTTATTAAAAAAATTCCGATATTCTATAAAAATCAGAATATAGGTCTTAGTTATGCTTCAAAATATATCAATTAAAAATTTTAGAGGATTTGATAAACTAAAAATAAATAATTTAAATAAAATTAATCTATTAGTTGGTCAAAATAATTGCGGAAAAACAAGCATACTTGAAGCTATAGCTATAATATCAGGTATGCCTGACTGTTCAATAGCTTATCATATAAATTCTATAAGAAGAATAAATGAAAATTCCGAATTAAAAAATTTGTTTTATAATTTTGATTATAAAAATAACAACATAGAATTTGATTATCAATTTGATGATATAAATCATAATTTAATTATATCTAGTATATTAAGAAAAGATATTTCATTTGAAAATAAAACTGATGAGCTTAACGAATTAGAATATAAACTTAATGTAGAATTAGAAAATAAGATAGAAGAATATAAATATATTTTTAGAAATGGCAGTATTAGAAAAACAATAAAAAAAATTGGTACAAAAGAATACATTAATAATATATCAGAATTATATTTGTATAATGTTGTAGAATGCCGTGATTTATTGGATTCTCTTGCAAATATTATCAAAAACAAAGATGAAGAATTATTAATAAATTTAGTATCATTTTTCAATAAAAAGATAAAATCTATAAAAATAATAAAAAATGATATATATTTGGATATAGAAGAAATGAATGAACTAATACTTTTAAATCTTATGGGAGATGGGTTAAAAAAATATTTGTCAATTATAATTCCTATGGTAGTAAATCAATATAATATGATATTAATTGATGAAATAGAAAACGGTTTGCATTATAAAAGTATTAAGCATTTATTAAGAAGTATATTAAGCCTAATTAGAAATAACAGCAGTATGCAAATATTTTTTACGACTCATAGTTATGAAGTATTGAAATTTTTATCTGAAATATCAGATAAAGAATTTAATGATATGAAAGATATGATAAATATTATTAATATAGTTAATACAGAAAATAAAGGTTTTCAATCCTATAATTATAACATTGATGGAGTGAAAGAATTATTAGAAAATGATTCAGATATAAGGTATTAATTTATGAATAATAATAAAAAATATATAATACTTGTTGAAGGTATAGCTGATAAAAAATTTATAAAAGATTATATTAAATTTCAATACCAAATAGATACTGATATCAATGATAATATTATTGTAGAAGAAAATGGCGGAAACAGTTTTAATGATTATAATATTAACAATATAAAAAATATATTGACAACAATTATAAATTAGCAGTAATATTTGATGCTGATAATCATTTTGAAGAATCGAAAAATAATATAAAAACAAATTTAGATATAGATGATAATAACATATTTTTATTTCCAAATAATAATTCTTTAGGTACTTTAGAAGATCTATTAAGCAATATAGCCGTTATAAAAGATATTATTAATTGTTTTGATAAATACACAAATTGTATAACTTCAATACCTGAAACTGTAATTCCAGCTAAAAAAGCAAAAATATATGCATATTTAGAATCAATAAAATCATATGATAAAAAAACAATAAAAGAAGATAAAAGAGATTATACTAATAACAATTTATGGAATTTAAATGATAAATATTTAAATCCTTTAAAAGAGTTTTTTGACAGTATATAATAATACTTTTATTTTTTTATAATATGATCTATAGATTTAGTATCTTTGCTTCCGCATTTAGGGCATTTGGGTTTGTTTAAAATTGAAAATATAGTATTTCCCAAAATAGGCTTTTTAGATTTATTAAAAATTTTACCGCATGAATTACATCTATACATAAAAGGCGGATTAAAAGGAAGCATCATAAACTCCTAAATTAATTTTAATATAATAATATTATAGTATATATGCATGACAATTTTTGACATTATATTAAAAAAATTTAAAAATTGTATTGTTCTTTAATTAAAAAATAATTATATTTAATAAAAAATCATAATATTGATTCTATAAATTGTTTTGCTACTCTCGGACTTCTTCCTGCACTTCTTATAGCATAACTTTCAGCCTGCTTTATAAGTTCTTCTTTGTCCATTTTTATATTATTTTCTTTGGCATAAGAAAGTACAATATCTATAAATAAATCCTTATCAGGTCTTTTAAAAGTTATAATTATACCAAAGCGGTTAGTTAAACTCATTATCTGCTGAATAGTATCTTCTATATGTATATCATCACCTTGTCTGTCATTAAAATTCTCTTTTATTAAATGTCTGTAATTTGAAGTAACATAAACAGCAACATTTGATGGGAAAGAATTAACCCCGCCTTCAAGTATGGCTTTTAAATATGAGAAAGTATCATCATTAGAAGAAAATGTTAAATCATCTATAAATATTATAAATTTAAGGGGACTTAAACTTAAATCTTCTATTATGTCAGTTATAAATGATAATTGACTTTTCTTAACCTCTATAAGTCTTAATCCTTCATCTTTAAACATATTGGCTATTGCTTTTATTGTGCTGCTTTTTCCTGTTCCGGCATCACCGTAAAGAAGTATATTATTAGCCTTTTTACCTTCAAGCAGACTTTTAGTATTTGATATAACCTTGCTTCTCTCTCTTTCATAACCATATAATTGTTTAATATCCTGCATATCCTTATGCTTTGCAGGTATAATATTTTTTTTATCATCAAGAGTAAACATATTATTATAAAAAAATATTCCATGACCTTTCTTAGGAATTTCTTCTATATGTTTTTTATATAATTCATAAAAATTTATTTTCTTACATTCTAACTTTGATATTTGATTGGAATATTTATCTGAAAATAATGTATTAAAATCAAATGAAGATAAAAAATCAAAGAAATTTAATTCATTTTTTAGTGCATTTTTTAATGTATCATTTATATGTTCATTTCTTAAGAATTTATTTATATATATATTATTATCCTGAAATATTTGTTCTAATATATAATCGCCTATAGTATCGCTATATTTAAAAAGTTCATATAAAAAGTCAGAATAATAATCTATTACTTTTATTTCATTATTATCATTATAAACTTCCAAAAATTTTAATAATTTTTTTATAACTTTTGTTTTTATGATATTTCTGAATATTACTATATTAGAGAATCCAATTCTTATTTGTGTTATTTGATTATCCATTTATCATTATTCCGTAATTATTTTTTATAGTGATATATTTTAAGTTTATTATTAATAATATTCAAGCACTTTTTATGTAATTTTTTTTTAAATTTTATCTATAAAATGTAATTTTTTTGTTATATTTAACATGTAATGTATAATTTATATAGGAAAAATACTTAATTTTTTTAAATAAATGGTTAAGTAATTCCGAAATCATTATAAAAAAATAAAAACTTTACTGGAGATATTTTACTATGAAGATAAGAACTCGATTTATTATGTTTGGCATATACACTTTTGTTGTAACTCTATTATTGATATATCTTCAGATAAGAATAGTAAGAAGTGTAACAGAATATAGCCGCATTTATCAGCATACTATAAAGTCATCTGCTATAGCAAGGCAGTATCAGCAAAATTCAGCGTTTTTAACTCAGTTTGTAAGAAGTTATGTAGCTACAGGTGATGCCAAATATGAACAAGCATATAATGACTGTATAGCTATATCAGGCGGTACAAAACCTACACCATTAAATTATGACAGAGGTATGTATTGGTCTATTTATTTAGGCAGTGGTCAAAAGCCTTCTTATGACGGAGAAACTAAATCATATTCTAATGTTATGAAAGATTTGAATTTCTCTAAAGAAATGTTTGATTATTTAACTTTGTCTAAAAGCCGTTCAGAAGAATTGGTAAAATTAGAAGTTCAGGCTATGGAAATAATAAAAAGTATTCCTAGAAATCCGGATGGAAGCATACCTGATGAATATAAAGCTAGACAGTTAGAAGCTATAGAGCTTGTTAATGGTAAATCTTATGAACAAAGTGTTGCACAAATAATGACACCTATCAATCAGTTTTTTGATAAACTTGATTCTGATAATAATTTAAGTTTACAAAATGCTGCAAAAGAAGTTAAAAAAGATACTATATTATTTTTTATATGTTTATTTTTAGTAGGATTTTCTGTTGTAATTTTCTTGGCTTCTTTAGGAAGAAAAATAGGAAAGAATTTGAGATTATGTGTTCATTTGGCTTCAGAAATATCTAATGGTAATCTAACTGTAAAAATAGATTCAAGCAAATACAAAGGCAATAGCGAATTTGATTCACTTCTAAGCAGTTTTGATAACATGATATCTCATTTAAGAGAAATTATAACAAGAGTTTTAGAAAGCTCAAGAGAGATTTCAGAGGCAGCTACAGAGATAGCTCATGGTAATACTGATTTATCAAGCCGAACAGAAACTCAGGCTTCGCATTTGGAAGAGACAGCTTCATCTATGGAGCAAATTGCCTCTACAATAAAATCATCTGCTGATAATTCTTTAAGAGGTAATCAGATGATGCAGGATTCTGAAAAATCAGTTCAGGAAGCTGGGGATATAATAGAGGCTACTACTAATAATATAGAACTTGTGTTTGAAGCAAGTAATAAAATTACTGATATCACTAAAATAATAGAAAATATAGCTTTCCAAACTAATATATTGGCACTTAATGCTGCAGTAGAAGCTGCCCGTGCCGGTGAACAAGGTAAAGGATTCGCTGTAGTAGCAAGTGAAGTAAGAAACTTAGCTCAAACTAGTCAGTCTTCTGTTAAAGATATTACTTCTTTAATTGCTGACTCTAATGATAAGATTAGAATAGCCACTGAAACAGCTAGAAAATCAAAAGAAATATTTATGGACATAGAACAAAAAATTGAAGATACTTCTAAGATTATGCAGGATATTAGTGCTATGGCAGTAGAACAGCAGGCAGGAGTAGATCAGGTAAATATGGCAGTTTCACAAATGGATCAATCCACTCAGCAAAATGCCGCTTTGGTAGAAGAGGCTACAGCTTCTTCTGAGGCATTAATGGGACAGGCACAGGAATTAGTTAACTTGATGAATTTCTTTAAAGTTTAATATTTATAAAATATACTTTATATAAACAATAACAGTATACTATACTGTTATTGTTTTTTTATTATATAAAAAATTAATATTAGTTTATTAACATAAAACTTCAATATTTTAATAATAATTATATAGCATTTTAATCAATGATATTATATAATTATTATCATTATTTTATTAAATAAAAAAGAGCGGAGATATATATATTATGACCTTTACAGATTTAATTATGACTTTAAATAAATTTTGGAGTGAAAACGGATGCATAATACAGCAAGGCTATGATTTAGAAGTAGGAGCAGGAACATTTAACCCAGCAACTGCATTAAGAGCATTGGGACCAGAACCATTTAGCGTAGCCTATGTAGAACCGTCAAGAAGACCAACTGATGGAAGATACGGAGAAAATCCTAATAGACTTCAGCATTATTATCAGTATCAAGTTATAATGAAACCATCTCCGGAAAATATTCAGGATTTATATATACAAAGTTTAGAAGCATTAGGCATAAGTTTTAAAGATCATGATATAAGATTCGTTCATGATGACTGGGAATCCCCTACCCTTGGTGCTTGGGGATTAGGCTGGGAAGTTTGGCTTGATGGTATGGAAATAACTCAATTTACATATTTCCAAGCAGTTGGAGGAATAAATTTAAAACCTATTACAGGTGAAATTACTTACGGACTTGAAAGAATATGTATGTATTTGCAAAATATAGATAATGTTTATGACTTAGAATGGGGACATGGCATAAAATACGGAGATGTACATTTACAGGGAGAAAAAGAATTCTCTAAATACAATTTTGAAGTTGCTGATACTGATATGTATTTCAGACATTTCAAAGAATATGAAAATGAATGTGATAGATGCTTGGCTAATGGCTGCGTTCTGCCTGCTTATGACATGGTGATGAAAAGTTCACATGTATTCAATATGCTTGATGCTAGAAATGCTATAAGTGTAACTGAAAGGGCTGGATATATAGCAAGAGTAAGAGAACTTATGAAAAAAGTTTCTGCTGCCTATATAGAATCAAGAGAAAAATTAGGTTATCCATTAATAAAAAATAAATAAATTTCTTTTTTATAGTATTAATTTTATACTTATTAAATAAAAAAGCTGTCATTTTATATAATGGCAGCTTTTTTATTTAAAAAATCATTAATTTTTTTATAATGATATTGACTTTATTTTTTAATTATATATACTATTTATTAGTAATTAATACTATTAAGTAACTAAATTAATAAAGGAGACTAATATTATGCCTAGTTTTGCAAATCCATTTAATGCAAATGTGAACAGAAAAGTAACTAAAGAAGAATTAATACAAGCGGTAAGACTTGATATTGCCGGAGAATTGGAAGCTATATATTTGTATGATGCTCATGTTATGGCTACAGATGACCCTGTTGCAAAGGCAGTATTAGCTGACATTAGAGATGAAGAAAAAGCACATGTTGGAGAGCTTATGGCTTTGCTTAGACATTTAGATCCTAAGGAAGCAGAACATTTTGAATCCGGTCAATTAGAAGTTAAAGAGATGATGGAAGAGCTTGGAATAAAAGAGCCTAATTTATCTGGGCTTACAGTTGGAAGTTTGAAAAAAGACAATTAATAATAAACATTAAAGGAGAATATATATGGATTATTTAGCTAGAGAAAGTTCGCCTTTTGAAGAAAATTTTTGGCAGAATATAGATAAAGTTGTTGTTGAAACAGCAAGCAGAACACTTATAGGAAGAAGATTTTTATCTATTTACGGACCTCTTGGTGCCGGTGCTATAAGCGTTCAGTATGATAAAAGCTACAGAGAAGAAGTTTTTGAAGATGGTTTTGTAAAGACTTCAGGAAGAAAATCTGTTGAGCTTCCTCAGATTTATCAGGATTTTACTTTATTATGGAGAGATTTGGAAAATAATATTTCAAATAAACTTCCTTTAGATTTATCTATTGTATCTCAGGCAGCTCAGACACTTGCTAACAAAGAAGATAATTTAATATTCAATGGAAATGACTTTTTAGAATTAAAAGGAATACTCAATGCTGAAGGAGTACAAAAATTAAAAATCTCTGATTGGGGACAAGGTGAGAATCCTTATACTGATATAGTAAAAGCTATAAATATGATTAGAGAAAAAGGCATTGT
It encodes the following:
- the purC gene encoding phosphoribosylaminoimidazolesuccinocarboxamide synthase, whose protein sequence is MLYEGKAKKVYSTDNPDEIIVYYKDDATAFNGEKKGSIKDKGVMNNEITSLLFKMLEKNGVKTHFIEKLNDREQLCQKVKIFPLEVIVRNLIAGSMAKRLGIEEGTVPPNTIFEICYKNDEYGDPLINDHHAVALKLATYDELKYIYEVTAKVNNLLKDALDKIGITLVDFKVEFGKNSKGEILLADEITPDTCRFWDKETGKKLDKDRFRRDLGSIEEAYIEVLNRLNNL
- a CDS encoding ATP-binding protein, encoding MDNQITQIRIGFSNIVIFRNIIKTKVIKKLLKFLEVYNDNNEIKVIDYYSDFLYELFKYSDTIGDYILEQIFQDNNIYINKFLRNEHINDTLKNALKNELNFFDFLSSFDFNTLFSDKYSNQISKLECKKINFYELYKKHIEEIPKKGHGIFFYNNMFTLDDKKNIIPAKHKDMQDIKQLYGYERERSKVISNTKSLLEGKKANNILLYGDAGTGKSSTIKAIANMFKDEGLRLIEVKKSQLSFITDIIEDLSLSPLKFIIFIDDLTFSSNDDTFSYLKAILEGGVNSFPSNVAVYVTSNYRHLIKENFNDRQGDDIHIEDTIQQIMSLTNRFGIIITFKRPDKDLFIDIVLSYAKENNIKMDKEELIKQAESYAIRSAGRSPRVAKQFIESIL
- a CDS encoding glycine--tRNA ligase subunit alpha, whose product is MTFTDLIMTLNKFWSENGCIIQQGYDLEVGAGTFNPATALRALGPEPFSVAYVEPSRRPTDGRYGENPNRLQHYYQYQVIMKPSPENIQDLYIQSLEALGISFKDHDIRFVHDDWESPTLGAWGLGWEVWLDGMEITQFTYFQAVGGINLKPITGEITYGLERICMYLQNIDNVYDLEWGHGIKYGDVHLQGEKEFSKYNFEVADTDMYFRHFKEYENECDRCLANGCVLPAYDMVMKSSHVFNMLDARNAISVTERAGYIARVRELMKKVSAAYIESREKLGYPLIKNK
- a CDS encoding demethoxyubiquinone hydroxylase family protein, giving the protein MPSFANPFNANVNRKVTKEELIQAVRLDIAGELEAIYLYDAHVMATDDPVAKAVLADIRDEEKAHVGELMALLRHLDPKEAEHFESGQLEVKEMMEELGIKEPNLSGLTVGSLKKDN
- a CDS encoding methyl-accepting chemotaxis protein; the protein is MKIRTRFIMFGIYTFVVTLLLIYLQIRIVRSVTEYSRIYQHTIKSSAIARQYQQNSAFLTQFVRSYVATGDAKYEQAYNDCIAISGGTKPTPLNYDRGMYWSIYLGSGQKPSYDGETKSYSNVMKDLNFSKEMFDYLTLSKSRSEELVKLEVQAMEIIKSIPRNPDGSIPDEYKARQLEAIELVNGKSYEQSVAQIMTPINQFFDKLDSDNNLSLQNAAKEVKKDTILFFICLFLVGFSVVIFLASLGRKIGKNLRLCVHLASEISNGNLTVKIDSSKYKGNSEFDSLLSSFDNMISHLREIITRVLESSREISEAATEIAHGNTDLSSRTETQASHLEETASSMEQIASTIKSSADNSLRGNQMMQDSEKSVQEAGDIIEATTNNIELVFEASNKITDITKIIENIAFQTNILALNAAVEAARAGEQGKGFAVVASEVRNLAQTSQSSVKDITSLIADSNDKIRIATETARKSKEIFMDIEQKIEDTSKIMQDISAMAVEQQAGVDQVNMAVSQMDQSTQQNAALVEEATASSEALMGQAQELVNLMNFFKV
- a CDS encoding AAA family ATPase, with protein sequence MLQNISIKNFRGFDKLKINNLNKINLLVGQNNCGKTSILEAIAIISGMPDCSIAYHINSIRRINENSELKNLFYNFDYKNNNIEFDYQFDDINHNLIISSILRKDISFENKTDELNELEYKLNVELENKIEEYKYIFRNGSIRKTIKKIGTKEYINNISELYLYNVVECRDLLDSLANIIKNKDEELLINLVSFFNKKIKSIKIIKNDIYLDIEEMNELILLNLMGDGLKKYLSIIIPMVVNQYNMILIDEIENGLHYKSIKHLLRSILSLIRNNSSMQIFFTTHSYEVLKFLSEISDKEFNDMKDMINIINIVNTENKGFQSYNYNIDGVKELLENDSDIRY
- the purE gene encoding 5-(carboxyamino)imidazole ribonucleotide mutase, whose translation is MKVAIIFGSRSDTDKMKGAASCLKEFAVEYKAFVLSAHRVPEHLEKTIKHIEENNYEVIIAGAGLAAHLPGVIASKTILPVIGVPISASNLDGMDALLSIVQMPKPITVATVGINNSYNAGMLAVEMLALKYSDIRNKLIEYRKKMKEDFISDNEKPIEFDI
- a CDS encoding DUF3226 domain-containing protein; protein product: MKTNLDIDDNNIFLFPNNNSLGTLEDLLSNIAVIKDIINCFDKYTNCITSIPETVIPAKKAKIYAYLESIKSYDKKTIKEDKRDYTNNNLWNLNDKYLNPLKEFFDSI
- a CDS encoding zinc ribbon domain-containing protein → MLPFNPPFMYRCNSCGKIFNKSKKPILGNTIFSILNKPKCPKCGSKDTKSIDHIIKK
- a CDS encoding family 1 encapsulin nanocompartment shell protein; this encodes MDYLARESSPFEENFWQNIDKVVVETASRTLIGRRFLSIYGPLGAGAISVQYDKSYREEVFEDGFVKTSGRKSVELPQIYQDFTLLWRDLENNISNKLPLDLSIVSQAAQTLANKEDNLIFNGNDFLELKGILNAEGVQKLKISDWGQGENPYTDIVKAINMIREKGIVGRFVLCLSQSLYFDLQRIQQGTGMTEAQRISSMIGNLYNVPVIKGKKAALICSEPQYMDLAVGIDMSTAYLEQKDLNHSFRIMETIIPRIKDSNAIVVLE